The DNA window GCCGCCAAGTACGGCCTGAAGCCCTTCTCCAGCGGCCCGTACAAGATCGACTCGTACGAGCCCAACAAGAGCATGAAGCTCTCGCGCAACGAGAACTACAAGCCCGAGTCCGACACCATCCGCAAGGCGCTGCCGGACACCATCTCGGTCACGTTCATGGCGAACGCGGACGACATGGACAAGCGCCTGATGAACGGCGAGTTCGACCTGGACCTCAACGCGACCGGCATCGGCCAGGCGGCCCGCGCCACCGCGCTGAAGGACCACAAGGACAACCTGGACAACGGCCAGACGGGCTTCATCCGCTACGCCGTCATGCCGCAGACCGTCGCGCCGTTCGACAACATCGAGTGCCGCAAGGCCGTCATCTACGCGGCCGACAAGAAGTCCCTGCAGACCGCCCGCGGCGGCCCGCAGGCCGGTGGCGACATCGCCCCCAACATGCTCCCGCTGGGCATCAAGGGCTCCGACGCCAAGTACGACCCGTTCGAGGTCCTGAAGAACGACGGCAAGCCGAACGTCGAGAAGGCCAAGGAAGCCCTCAAGGCCTGCGGCAAGGAGTCCGGCTTCAAGACCACCATCGCGGTCCGCAACAACAAGCCGGTCGAGGTCGCCACGGCCGTCTCCCTGCAGAACGCCCTGAAGCAGGTCGGCATCGAGGCCGACGTCGACCAGTTCGACGGCGCCCAGACCTCCGGCGTCATCGGTTCGCCGAAGGTCGTCAAGGAGAAGGGCTACGGCATCATCATCATGGGTTGGGGCGCCGACTTCCCGACCGGTCAGGGCTTCTCCCAGCCGCTGGTCGACGGCCGCTTCATCCGCCAGAGCGGCAACAACAACTTCTCCGAGCTGAACGACCCGGCGATCAACAGCCTCTTCGACCAGGCCATCGCGGAGACCGACCCGAACAAGGCCGGCGAGATCTACAAGCAGATGAACCAGAAGGTCTCCGAGGCCGCGGTCTACCTGCCCTTCGTCTACGACAAGACGATCACCTGGCGTTCGAGCCGTCTGACGAACGCCTACACCACCGACGCCTACAACGGCCGGTACGACTACGCGTCGCTCGGTGTCTTGAAGTAA is part of the Streptomyces subrutilus genome and encodes:
- a CDS encoding ABC transporter substrate-binding protein is translated as MTTHRTSKRRLAAGTAVVLAVMLTATACGGNEKKDEKAAAGGGFNAGIGKIANPSDKKGGELKFVGTQEADSWDPQRGYYGFMWDFSRYYTRQLVSFKPGPGPESTELVPDLATAKAEISDEGKTYKYTLKDNVTWEDGTPVTAQDIKYGIQRTWAQDVISGGPVYLQEVLDPKLEYPGPYKDTSPDKLGLKQIETPDAKTIIFKLPKANGDFEQMLAMPAASPVKQEKDTAAKYGLKPFSSGPYKIDSYEPNKSMKLSRNENYKPESDTIRKALPDTISVTFMANADDMDKRLMNGEFDLDLNATGIGQAARATALKDHKDNLDNGQTGFIRYAVMPQTVAPFDNIECRKAVIYAADKKSLQTARGGPQAGGDIAPNMLPLGIKGSDAKYDPFEVLKNDGKPNVEKAKEALKACGKESGFKTTIAVRNNKPVEVATAVSLQNALKQVGIEADVDQFDGAQTSGVIGSPKVVKEKGYGIIIMGWGADFPTGQGFSQPLVDGRFIRQSGNNNFSELNDPAINSLFDQAIAETDPNKAGEIYKQMNQKVSEAAVYLPFVYDKTITWRSSRLTNAYTTDAYNGRYDYASLGVLK